Genomic DNA from Clostridium sp. BJN0013:
ATAATATCTTTTAAATCAATGCTTTGTAATGAACTCATCTTATGCTTTTTCCCTCCTACATTTTTAGTGTTGTATATATTCCAAAATTTTAGTATAATTAATTTGTCATAAATTAATAATTTGGTTTGATATTTACTTTTTTATATCAAAAAAATACAATAATTATATATATATATAATACAAAAGTCAGTCGAATTTGTCAAAAATTTTTTATGGATTTAGTAATAAAATTTAGACAAAATAAAAAATAAAACTAATAAAAAAATAAAAATTATGGAGGTACTATTTTATGGGACAGGAAGCATTAGGAATGATCGAAACAAAAGGACTAGTGGGAGCTATTGAAGCTGCTGACTCAATGGTAAAGGCAGCAAATGTTGCACTTATCGGATATGAGAAGATAGGTTCAGGACTTGTAACCGTTATGGTAAGAGGAGACGTAGGAGCAGTAAAGGCTGCAACAGATGCAGGAGCTGCTTCAGCTAAAAGAGTAGGAGAAGTTATATCAGTACATGTTATTCCAAGACCTCATACAGATGTAGAAAAAATATTGCCTAACATTGGCTAATTAAAGCTTTAATGAGGGGAGTTATTTATGGATAATGAGTTAATAGAAAAGGTTTTAGGTGAAGTTAGAAAAAGTTTAGATTTGAAAAATCTTGACCAGGAAAAGTTAAATAAGGTCGTAGAATCAAGTGCTGAAAAGTTGGCAGATTCAAAAAAAGAAGAAGTTAAAAAAGAAGCTGAACCAGATGTAAAAGTACCAGAAGGAAGTAAACAAACAGCAGTAGAACAAAAGGCGGAGAATGTAAAAAAAGTTCCGTCGATGACAGAGTTTGTAGGAACAGCTTCAGGGGATACAGTAGGTCTGGTTATAGCTAATGTAGACAGCCTGTTGCATAAGCATCTAGGCTTAGATAATACATGCCGTTCAATAGGCATAATAAGTGCCAGAGTAGGGGCACCTGCCCAAATGATGGCTGCAGATGACGCAGTTAAAGGTACAAATACAGAAGTGGCAACTATTGAACTGCCAAGAGATACAAAAGGCGGAGCAGGACATGGTGTATTTATTGTTTTGAAAGCGGTAGATGTATCTGATGCTAGAAGGGCAGTGGAAATTGCACTTAAACAAACAGATAAATATTTGGGCAATGTTTATCTTTGCGATGCCGGTCATCTGGAAGTTCAATATACTGCAAGGGCAAGTTTAATATTTGAAAAGGCTTTTGGAGCTCCATCAGGGCAGGCCTTTGGTATCATGCATGCAGCTCCTGCAGGGGTTGGAATGGTAATAGCAGATACGGCTTTAAAAACAGCAGATGTAGAACTAATTACTTATGGCAGTCCTACTAATGGCGTACTGTCATATACAAATGAAATTCTTATCACTATAAGTGGAGATTCAGGTGCTGTCTTGCAATCTTTAACTGCTGCTAGAAAAGCTGGATTATCCATTTTAAGATCAATGGGACAAGATCCTGTTTCTATGTCTAAACCTACTTTTTAAAAATGACATGAAATTATAGATGAAATATCTTTAGCATAGTGAATTACCAGTGCATGTAAAAGATGTTTTGTGTATTCTTTTTGAAGAGGGTTTATTTTAAAGGCACTTGGGATTATTAGTTATTTCAAGACCACTTACAGACATGGAATCAACAATTGGCCCTGGGAAAGTTGCAAATAAAGAGATATAAAACAGGAGAAGACAGTAGATAAGGTAAAAGTAACTATAGCTGAAGAAATAGATGATTCTGAAGGAATTGAAGTTAACGACCTAGAAAAAATATTTTGTTAATTTGAAAAACTCCCCAGATTTTCTAAAATAGTAATTTGAATAAAATTATTAAAACAAAACAGAAAAATACAGTTGCAACTTGAACACAATTGATTTAATATTAATTATGTTGTATTTAATAGTGAAGTCCATATAAAGGATTACACCAGAATATTTTTAATCCGAACTAAATTTAAAATAGGTATTTGGAAAGGGAGAATGAAATATGGAGATAATGGATAAGGACTTACAGTCAATACAGGAAGTAAGAACTCTTATAGCAAAAGCAAAGAAAGCTCAGGCAGAATTCAAGAATTTTTCTCAGGAAGCTATAGACAAAGTAATAACAAATATAGCTAAAGCTACAGAAGCACAGGCTGTAAAACTTGCAAAAATGGCATATGAAGATACAGGATATGGAAAATGGGAAGATAAAGTAATAAAGAATAAGTTTTCAAGTATAGTAGTTTATAATTATATTAAAGACATGAAAACGGTTGGAATTTTAAAAGAAGATAAAGAAAAGAAATTAATAGATATAGCAGTTCCACTTGGAGTTATAGCAGGACTTATACCTTCAACTAACCCAACTTCAACAGCTATATTTAAGTCATTAATAGCATTAAAGGCAGGAAATGCAATAGTATTCTCACCACATCCAACAGCAGTAAGAAGTATCAGTGAAACTATAAAGATAATGCAGAAAGCAGCAGTAGAAGCAGGAGCACCAGATGGATTAATAGGATGTATGTCAATATTAACAGTAGAAGGTACTGCTGAATTAATGAAGAATAAGGATACTGCACTTATCCTTGCAACAGGTGGAGAAGGAATGGTAAGAGCAGCTTACAGTTCAGGAACACCAGCAATAGGAGTTGGACCAGGAAACGGACCATGCTTTATTGAAAGATCAGCAGATATCCCAACAGCAGTAAAGAAAGTAATAGGCAGTGATACATTTGACAATGGAGTAATATGTGCTTCAGAACAGTCAATAATAGTAGAGACAGTAAGCAAGGCACAGGTAATTGAAGAATTCAAGAAACAAAAGGGATATTTCTTAAATGCAGAAGAATCAGAAAAGATAGGCAAGATCTTATTAAGAGCTAATGGAACACCAAACCCAGCAATAGTAGGAAAAGATGTTCAAGCTTTAGCAAAATTAGCAGGAATAAGCATACCAAGTGATGCAGTAATATTACTTTCAGAGCAGACAGATGTAAGTCCAAAGAACCCTTATGCAAAAGAAAAGTTGGCTCCAGTACTTGCATTCTATACAGTAGAAGACTGGCATGAAGCATGTGAAAAATCCTTAGCACTTCTTCATAACCAGGGAAGTGGACATACATTATTAATTCACTCAACTAATGAAGAAATCATAAGAGAATTTGCATTGAAGAAACCAGTATCAAGAATACTTGTAAATGCACCGGGATCACTTGGAGGAATAGGTGGAGCTACAAATCTAGTACCATCACTTACATTAGGCTGTGGAGCAGTAGGTGGAAGTGCAACTTCAGACAACGTAGGACCAGAAAACTTATTCAATATAAGAAGAGTAGCTTATGGAACTACAACAGTAGAGGAAATAAGGGCAACATTTGGAGTATCAGCAGCAGCTTCATCAAGTGCACCAGCAGAACCAGAGGACAACGAAGATGTACAGGCTATAGTAAAAGCTATAATGGCTAAATTAAATCTTTAATATATAAGAATATATTAATATGTTATAGATAAAAAAGTACTCGCATTGCACGGCTGAATAGAAAAAGTAAATAAAAATATAACTGAATAATTAGGAAAGAAGGGTTTTTATGAGTACATTTAGCATTAAACCTACTGTATGCTTTGATGAAGGTTCAGTAGAATACCTTAATAATATGAAGGAACAAAACGAGGGGCTTATCATATGTTGTGATTCAGGTTCCATAGATTACCTTAATAATTTAGCTGGAAAAAAAGCTCTTATAGTAACAGATCCTTTTATGGTTAAATCAGGAGCTGTAAATAAGATAACAGACATATTCAAGAGAATAAATGTAGACTATGAAATATTTGCAGAAATAGTGCCAGATCCACCAGTTGACATAGTTGCAGATGGAGTAGGCCGTATGATGGCTTTGAGACCAGATGCATTAATTGCACTAGGCGGAGGTTCTTCAATTGATGCAACAAAGAGTATAATGGCATTTTGTTTGAAGATATTAAAGAACAAAGGAGATGCCTCAGGATATAAGAAACCATTGTTCATAGCAGTACCAACTACAAGTGGTACAGGATCAGAAGTTACATCTTTCTCAATAATCACAACAGGAAAGAAAAAAGTAGCTTTAATTGACCAGGCCTTAATACCGGATGTAGCAATATTGGATGCAGATTTTGTTAAGACAGTACCTAGCAGGATAACAGCAGATACTGCAATAGATGTTATAACTCATGGAGTAGAAGCATATGTTTCAAATAATGCTTCAGATTTTAGTGATGCGCTTGCAGAAAAAGCTATAAAAATGGTATTCCAGTATTTATTAAAGGCATATGCAAATGGCGGAGACATGGAAGCAAGAGAAAAATTACACAATGCATCCTGTATGGCAGGTATGGCATTTACAAATGCAGGACTTGGAATCAACCACAGTATGGCCCATATATTAGGGGCAACTTTCCACATACCACATGGTAGAGCAAATGCAATAGTTATGCCTTATGTTATAAAATATAATGCAAACTTGGAAAGCGGAGTAGATACAAAAGCAGCTTTAAGATATAGAGAAGTAGCTGAATTCTTAGGATTACCTGCTTCTACAGCAAAAGAAGGAGTAACAAGTCTTATATGTGCAATAAATGTGCTTAAGAAAGAAACTAATACTCCTATGAATATAAGTGAAACTGGGGTAAGCAAGGAAGATTTCTTGGCTAAGATAGATTTTATGGGAGAAACTGCATTGGCAGACAGATGTACACCTACAAATCCAAGAGTTCCAACTAAAGAAGATTTAATTGCAGTATTTAAAGAAGCTTATGGACTATAGAATGTAATTTTTAATAATGAATGGGTATAAGGAGCATAGAACAGGAGAGGCTTGTATGGCTATATAGAGCGGAGAAATTTAAAAGGCATAAAAATTATAAGTTTTGAATATTTGAATATGAGTTATTAATTATTTGACTGCATGTTTAAACAGTCTTTGATAAAAGAGTAAAAAGAGCAATATGAATACACTTAAAAATATAAAAGTTTTAAATTAGAGTTATTGAAAATAATTATGTGGTATATTAGCCATCCTCCTGTTTTTATTACTAAACCTTATGTTTATTATACATACATTATGGGATAGTTATTGTATAATGAAACATCCTTTTATAGATAACTATGGTTATCAGATCTTTAAAAGGATGTTTTATGTAGGTGAGGTTTAGTATGTAATTTTATATAAATGACACAGTTAAAAGATGGCTAAAATTTAAATTGTTATTTTACACTAAATATTATTCGAAAGGGAGAATGAAAATGGAGATAATGGATAAGGACTTACAATCAATACAGGAAGTAAGAACTCTTATAGCAAAAGCAAAGAAAGCTCAGGCAGAATTCAAGAATTTTTCTCAGGAAGCTATAGACAAAGTAATAACAAATATAGCTAAAGCTACAGAAGCACAGGCTGTAAAACTTGCAAAAATGGCATATGAAGATACAGGATATGGAAAATGGGAAGATAAAGTAATAAAGAATAAGTTTTCAAGTATAGTAGTTTATAATTATATTAAAGACATGAAAACGGTTGGAATTTTAAAAGAAGATAAAGAAAAGAAATTAATAGATATAGCAGTTCCACTTGGAGTTATAGCAGGACTTATACCTTCAACTAACCCAACTTCAACAGCTATATTTAAGTCATTAATAGCATTAAAGGCAGGAAATGCAATAGTATTCTCACCACATCCAACAGCAGTAAGAAGTATCAGTGAAACTATAAAGATAATGCAGAAAGCAGCAGTAGAAGCAGGAGCACCAGATGGATTAATAGGATGTATGTCAATATTAACAGTAGAAGGTACTGCTGAATTAATGAAGAATAAGGATACTGCACTTATCCTTGCAACAGGTGGAGAAGGAATGGTAAGAGCAGCTTACAGTTCAGGAACACCAGCAATAGGAGTTGGACCAGGAAACGGACCATGCTTTATTGAAAGATCAGCAGATATCCCAACAGCAGTAAAGAAAGTAATAGGCAGTGATACATTTGACAATGGAGTAATATGTGCTTCAGAACAGTCAATAATAGTAGAGACAGTAAGCAAGGCACAGGTAATTGAAGAATTCAAGAAACAAAAGGGATATTTCTTAAATGCAGAAGAATCAGAAAAGATAGGCAAGATCTTACTAAGAGCTAATGGAACACCAAACCCAGCAATAGTAGGAAAAGATGTTCAAGCTTTAGCAAAATTAGCAGGAATAAGCATACCAAGTGATGCAGTAATATTACTTTCAGAGCAGACAGATGTAAGTCCAAAGAACCCTTATGCAAAAGAAAAGTTGGCTCCAGTACTTGCATTCTATACAGTAGAAGACTGGCATGAAGCATGTGAAAAATCCTTAGCACTTCTTCATAACCAGGGAAGTGGACATACATTATTAATTCACTCAACTAATGAAGAAATCATAAGAGAATTTGCATTGAAGAAACCAGTATCAAGAATACTTGTAAATGCACCGGGATCACTTGGAGGAATAGGTGGAGCTACAAATCTAGTACCATCACTTACATTAGGCTGTGGAGCAGTAGGTGGAAGTGCAACTTCAGACAACGTAGGACCAGAAAACTTATTCAATATAAGAAGAGTAGCTTATGGAACTACAACAGTAGAGGAAATAAGGGCAACATTTGGAGTATCAGCAGCAGCTTCATCAAGTGCACCAGCAGAACCAGAGGACAACGAAGATGTACAGGCTATAGTAAAAGCTATAATGGCTAAATTAAATCTTTAATATATAAGAATATATTAATATGTTATAGATAAAAAAGTACTCGCATTGCACGGCTGAATAGAAAAAGTAAATAAAAATATAACTGAATAATTAGGAAAGAAGGGTTTTTATGAGTACATTTAGCATTAAACCTACTGTATGCTTTGATGAAGGTTCAGTAGAATACCTTAATAATATGAAGGAACAAAACGAGGGGCTTATCATATGTTGTGATTCAGGTTCCATAGATTACCTTAATAATTTAGCTGGAAAAAAAGCTCTTATAGTAACAGATCCTTTTATGGTTAAATCAGGAGCTGTAAATAAGATAACAGACATATTCAAGAGAATAAATGTAGACTATGAAATATTTGCAGAAATAGTGCCAGATCCACCAGTTGACATAGTTGCAGATGGAGTAGGCCGTATGATGGCTTTGAGACCAGATGCATTAATTGCACTAGGCGGAGGTTCTTCAATTGATGCAACAAAGAGTATAATGGCATTTTGTTTGAAGATATTAAAGAACAAAGGAGATGCCTCAGGATATAAGAAACCATTGTTCATAGCAGTACCAACTACAAGTGGTACAGGATCAGAAGTTACATCTTTCTCAATAATCACAACAGGAAAGAAAAAAGTAGCTTTAATTGACCAGGCCTTAATACCGGATGTAGCAATATTGGATGCAGATTTTGTTAAGACAGTACCTAGCAGGATAACAGCAGATACTGCAATAGATGTTATAACTCATGGAGTAGAAGCATATGTTTCAAATAATGCTTCAGATTTTAGTGATGCGCTTGCAGAAAAAGCTATAAAAATGGTATTCCAGTATTTATTAAAGGCATATGCAAATGGCGGAGACATGGAAGCAAGAGAAAAATTACACAATGCATCCTGTATGGCAGGTATGGCATTTACAAATGCAGGACTTGGAATCAACCACAGTATGGCCCATATATTAGGGGCAACTTTCCACATACCACATGGTAGAGCAAATGCAATAGTTATGCCTTATGTTATAAAATATAATGCAAACTTGGAAAGCGGAGTAGATACAAAAGCAGCTTTAAGATATAGAGAAGTAGCTGAATTCTTAGGATTACCTGCTTCTACAGCAAAAGAAGGAGTAACAAGTCTTATATGTGCAATAAATGTGCTTAAGAAAGAAACTAATACTCCTATGAATATAAGTGAAACTGGGGTAAGCAAGGAAGATTTCTTGGCTAAGATAGATTTTATGGGAGAAACTGCATTGGCAGACAGATGTACACCTACAAATCCAAGAGTTCCAACTAAAGAAGATTTAATTGCAGTATTTAAAGAAGCTTATGGACTATAGAATGTAATTTTTAATAATGAATTTTACAATATACGAGATCTTTGTATAAATTATAATATATTTAATTAATAAAGCCGTGGTAGATTTGTTTTCAAATTTTTTATCACGGCTTTTGGTATTTATTCCAATATTATAGTTACTAACAGTTCAGTTTTTATGGAGTATGATGAATTCATAATAATTTTTTTAATTCATATTTTGTTATATGTGATAAAAGTGAAATAAAAAGACAGTAAAAAGAATATATCATATTATAGATATATTATATGATGTAAAACATTGCATATATTTTAATATACTGAATAATCTGATAAAAGATAATTTCACAATTACTCTTCCTATATAAAATGTATTCAGATATTATTTTATAAATTTTATAATTTTTATATATTTAAATGAATGTTTTATATTAAAATTTCAGTAAATAATTTCAATTAATTAATTTTATAGTAATTTAACGAATTAAATTATTGAATTAGTGTAAGGGTAAAAATATTAAAAAAGATGGCAAAAATTCTTGAAATCGTATTGAATTGTATGAAAAATGGTGGTATTATAATTAGGGTATTCATTATGTAAAAGTAATATTATTTTATATTTATTTTTAAGGAGGCAATAATGTATGAAAAACATTTTTAGGACGAAACCCATTGAAAGTCTTTTAGAAGAGGCCAGTGGAAAAGAGTCCTTGCAAAAAGTACTGGGTTCCTTTGAACTTACCATGTTAGGTATAGGTGCAATTATAGGTACAGGTATATTTGTATTAACTGGACTGGCAGCAGCTAATTATTCTGGCCCTGCACTTGTAATTTCCTTTATACTAGCAGGACTTGCTTGTGGTTTTGCAGCACTATGTTATGCAGAAGTTGCGGCTATGGTGCCTGTAGCAGGAAGTGCATATACCTATGGTTATGCTGCATTAGGAGAATTTTGGGCATGGATTATAGGCTGGGATTTAATTCTTGAATATGCTTTTGCTGTTGGTACAGTGGCAATTGGATGGAGCGGTTATTTTACTAATATTCTCTTGGACTTAGGTATAGAACTTCCAAAGGCTATTACAAAAGCGCCTTTTGAAGGCGGAATAATAAATTTACCTGCAGCTTTAATACTTGTAGTTATAACAGGTATACTGATAGTTGGAGTAAAGGAAAGTGCTACAGCCAATAATGTAATTGTTGGAATTAAATTGGCAGTAATAATTCTATTTATAATCTTAGGTGTAGGTCATGTAAATCCTGCAAATTGGCATCCATTTATGCCTTATGGCTGGAAAGGTGTTTTTTCAGGGGCATCTATAATATTCTTTGCTTATATAGGATTTGATGCCGTTTCCACAGCAGCAGAAGAAGTAAAAAATCCTCAAAAGGATTTACCAAGAGGCATTATAGCATCTCTAATTATTTGTACAGTATTATATATTGTAGTATCAGCGATTTTGACAGGTATGGTTCCATATTTGAAGTTTAAAGAAACAGCAGCTCCTGTAGCTTTTGCACTTCAGCAAGTGGGAATAACCTGGGGTTCTGCTTTGGTAGCAGTAGGTGCAATTTGTGGTTTGACTTCAGTTTTACTTGTTATGATGTTTGGACAAACTCGTGTAATGTTTGCGATGGCAAGAGATGGACTTCTTCCGAAGGTATTTGGTCACGTTGATTCAAAATTTCATACACCTTTAAGAAGTACATTACTTGTTGGAGCTGTAACTATTGTTATAGCTGGATTTACTCCAATTGCAGTGGTTTCAGAGCTTACTAATATAGGTACACTGGCAGCTTTTGTTATAGTATCTGCATCAGTTATAGTTTTGAGAAAGAGGGAACCAGACAGGCCTAGATCTTTTAAAGTGCCATT
This window encodes:
- the pduA gene encoding propanediol utilization microcompartment protein PduA — translated: MGQEALGMIETKGLVGAIEAADSMVKAANVALIGYEKIGSGLVTVMVRGDVGAVKAATDAGAASAKRVGEVISVHVIPRPHTDVEKILPNIG
- the pduB gene encoding propanediol utilization microcompartment protein PduB — protein: MDNELIEKVLGEVRKSLDLKNLDQEKLNKVVESSAEKLADSKKEEVKKEAEPDVKVPEGSKQTAVEQKAENVKKVPSMTEFVGTASGDTVGLVIANVDSLLHKHLGLDNTCRSIGIISARVGAPAQMMAADDAVKGTNTEVATIELPRDTKGGAGHGVFIVLKAVDVSDARRAVEIALKQTDKYLGNVYLCDAGHLEVQYTARASLIFEKAFGAPSGQAFGIMHAAPAGVGMVIADTALKTADVELITYGSPTNGVLSYTNEILITISGDSGAVLQSLTAARKAGLSILRSMGQDPVSMSKPTF
- a CDS encoding acetaldehyde dehydrogenase (acetylating) → MEIMDKDLQSIQEVRTLIAKAKKAQAEFKNFSQEAIDKVITNIAKATEAQAVKLAKMAYEDTGYGKWEDKVIKNKFSSIVVYNYIKDMKTVGILKEDKEKKLIDIAVPLGVIAGLIPSTNPTSTAIFKSLIALKAGNAIVFSPHPTAVRSISETIKIMQKAAVEAGAPDGLIGCMSILTVEGTAELMKNKDTALILATGGEGMVRAAYSSGTPAIGVGPGNGPCFIERSADIPTAVKKVIGSDTFDNGVICASEQSIIVETVSKAQVIEEFKKQKGYFLNAEESEKIGKILLRANGTPNPAIVGKDVQALAKLAGISIPSDAVILLSEQTDVSPKNPYAKEKLAPVLAFYTVEDWHEACEKSLALLHNQGSGHTLLIHSTNEEIIREFALKKPVSRILVNAPGSLGGIGGATNLVPSLTLGCGAVGGSATSDNVGPENLFNIRRVAYGTTTVEEIRATFGVSAAASSSAPAEPEDNEDVQAIVKAIMAKLNL
- a CDS encoding 1-propanol dehydrogenase PduQ, with the protein product MSTFSIKPTVCFDEGSVEYLNNMKEQNEGLIICCDSGSIDYLNNLAGKKALIVTDPFMVKSGAVNKITDIFKRINVDYEIFAEIVPDPPVDIVADGVGRMMALRPDALIALGGGSSIDATKSIMAFCLKILKNKGDASGYKKPLFIAVPTTSGTGSEVTSFSIITTGKKKVALIDQALIPDVAILDADFVKTVPSRITADTAIDVITHGVEAYVSNNASDFSDALAEKAIKMVFQYLLKAYANGGDMEAREKLHNASCMAGMAFTNAGLGINHSMAHILGATFHIPHGRANAIVMPYVIKYNANLESGVDTKAALRYREVAEFLGLPASTAKEGVTSLICAINVLKKETNTPMNISETGVSKEDFLAKIDFMGETALADRCTPTNPRVPTKEDLIAVFKEAYGL
- a CDS encoding acetaldehyde dehydrogenase (acetylating) → MEIMDKDLQSIQEVRTLIAKAKKAQAEFKNFSQEAIDKVITNIAKATEAQAVKLAKMAYEDTGYGKWEDKVIKNKFSSIVVYNYIKDMKTVGILKEDKEKKLIDIAVPLGVIAGLIPSTNPTSTAIFKSLIALKAGNAIVFSPHPTAVRSISETIKIMQKAAVEAGAPDGLIGCMSILTVEGTAELMKNKDTALILATGGEGMVRAAYSSGTPAIGVGPGNGPCFIERSADIPTAVKKVIGSDTFDNGVICASEQSIIVETVSKAQVIEEFKKQKGYFLNAEESEKIGKILLRANGTPNPAIVGKDVQALAKLAGISIPSDAVILLSEQTDVSPKNPYAKEKLAPVLAFYTVEDWHEACEKSLALLHNQGSGHTLLIHSTNEEIIREFALKKPVSRILVNAPGSLGGIGGATNLVPSLTLGCGAVGGSATSDNVGPENLFNIRRVAYGTTTVEEIRATFGVSAAASSSAPAEPEDNEDVQAIVKAIMAKLNL
- a CDS encoding amino acid permease — protein: MKNIFRTKPIESLLEEASGKESLQKVLGSFELTMLGIGAIIGTGIFVLTGLAAANYSGPALVISFILAGLACGFAALCYAEVAAMVPVAGSAYTYGYAALGEFWAWIIGWDLILEYAFAVGTVAIGWSGYFTNILLDLGIELPKAITKAPFEGGIINLPAALILVVITGILIVGVKESATANNVIVGIKLAVIILFIILGVGHVNPANWHPFMPYGWKGVFSGASIIFFAYIGFDAVSTAAEEVKNPQKDLPRGIIASLIICTVLYIVVSAILTGMVPYLKFKETAAPVAFALQQVGITWGSALVAVGAICGLTSVLLVMMFGQTRVMFAMARDGLLPKVFGHVDSKFHTPLRSTLLVGAVTIVIAGFTPIAVVSELTNIGTLAAFVIVSASVIVLRKREPDRPRSFKVPFSPVTPIISMAACIFLIVNLQGITLMRFLVWLILGLILYFVYGYKHSTVNEE